A stretch of the Bacillus sp. B-jedd genome encodes the following:
- a CDS encoding transglycosylase domain-containing protein — MDNKKQRFVKKAKSVFTNKKTAKRARIAYGVAWNLFLLFLTIGIAGGVFAAGAGAGYFASLVKDEPVRSYDSMKKDIYNYTETSDVYFANDVFLGKLRSDLDREKVKLPDVSKHLINAVIATEDEYFYEHNGVVPKAIMRAVLQEVTNSPIQSGGSTLTQQLIKNQILTNEVSFERKAKEILLALRLECFFEKDEILEAYLNMATFGRNASGRNIAGVQSAAKGIFGVYASKLNLAQSAFIAGLPQSPFGYTPFTRDKQVKENLQPGLDRMKIVLKRMYNGGYITEQEYKDALAYDITKDFAKPAADPLEKYPYVMVEAEQRAVELLTKLLAEKAGVTEKQLKESDELYNKYYILADRELKQNGYSIHTTIDKELYDAMEQAKNKYPYYGPDKPQTKIDPETKKEITVMEPVEVGAIMIENKTGKILSFVGGRDFKKQELNHATRAIRNNGSTMKPLLVYGPAFELGAAAPGTILPDVPLRLNPSAPGKIWPTNYGGGYSGLATARYAFAKSYNIPAVKLYTKIENKNPAQFLEKMGFSTLLKDDYTNRSAAIGAMQNGVTVEENTNAFTTFANNGKFIDAYMIEKITDKDGNVIYQHESKPVNVFSPQTAYLTVDIMRDVFKYGTAAGVKSKLKFSADWAGKTGTGNNYYDSWLIGSNPNITFGIWTGYDTQKSLQARSSLSYSQRTNFLWASLLNAAYDKKPAVVAPKSSFKMPGGIVRRSFCAVSGSLPSEACAKAGLVETDLFNVKYLPSKVDNSLGTGKFVKIGDKNYLALDSTPSDFAETGLVLNPEFIKALTGTNLRDNSAIVPKLKRWSNLLVPDAKLPENGKTPASVTLRASGSTLAWGAVNESDIIGYRVYTEGGSKVASIRAGTGLSYPAKNGTYYVTAVDIAGKESAPSNKITIGPKKEEAKPESDSESDEE, encoded by the coding sequence ATGGATAATAAGAAACAGCGTTTTGTAAAGAAAGCAAAATCCGTGTTTACAAATAAAAAAACCGCCAAGCGGGCGAGAATTGCTTACGGGGTAGCCTGGAATCTTTTTCTCTTATTTCTGACCATTGGCATCGCCGGCGGCGTGTTCGCGGCAGGAGCAGGCGCCGGTTACTTCGCTTCGCTTGTAAAGGATGAGCCTGTCCGTAGTTATGACAGCATGAAAAAAGATATCTACAACTATACGGAAACATCCGATGTCTATTTTGCCAATGATGTTTTCCTGGGAAAGCTGCGAAGCGATCTGGACCGTGAAAAAGTGAAGCTTCCCGATGTTTCCAAGCATTTGATTAACGCCGTCATTGCCACGGAGGATGAATACTTTTATGAGCATAACGGTGTTGTTCCAAAGGCAATCATGAGGGCTGTGCTGCAGGAAGTAACCAATTCCCCAATCCAATCAGGGGGAAGCACACTGACGCAGCAGCTTATCAAAAACCAAATTTTAACGAATGAAGTTTCTTTTGAAAGGAAAGCAAAGGAAATCCTCCTTGCTCTCAGGTTAGAATGTTTTTTTGAAAAGGATGAAATCTTGGAGGCCTATCTCAATATGGCAACCTTCGGACGGAATGCGTCCGGACGGAATATCGCTGGTGTCCAGTCGGCCGCCAAGGGGATATTTGGTGTCTATGCAAGCAAGCTAAACCTTGCACAGTCGGCTTTTATTGCGGGCCTGCCTCAAAGCCCGTTCGGCTACACGCCTTTTACTAGGGACAAGCAGGTGAAGGAAAATCTCCAGCCAGGTCTTGATAGGATGAAGATTGTCCTGAAACGGATGTACAATGGCGGATATATTACCGAGCAGGAGTATAAGGACGCGCTTGCCTATGATATTACCAAGGATTTCGCAAAGCCGGCAGCTGACCCGCTTGAAAAGTACCCATATGTCATGGTCGAAGCAGAGCAGCGCGCAGTCGAGCTCCTCACTAAATTGCTTGCCGAAAAGGCGGGAGTGACCGAAAAACAATTAAAAGAAAGCGATGAACTTTATAATAAGTATTATATTCTTGCTGACCGTGAGTTGAAACAGAACGGCTACAGCATCCATACAACGATTGACAAAGAACTATATGACGCGATGGAACAGGCGAAGAACAAGTATCCTTACTACGGACCGGATAAGCCGCAAACTAAGATCGACCCGGAAACAAAGAAGGAAATCACGGTCATGGAGCCTGTAGAAGTCGGTGCGATCATGATTGAAAACAAGACCGGGAAAATCCTCAGTTTCGTTGGCGGTCGTGACTTTAAAAAACAGGAGCTGAACCACGCAACCCGGGCCATCCGTAACAACGGATCCACCATGAAGCCCCTGCTGGTTTACGGGCCAGCCTTTGAACTAGGCGCCGCCGCACCCGGAACAATCCTTCCGGACGTGCCGCTTCGTTTGAATCCAAGTGCCCCAGGCAAGATTTGGCCAACGAATTACGGTGGCGGATACAGCGGTTTGGCAACGGCCCGCTACGCGTTTGCAAAATCGTATAACATACCAGCGGTAAAGCTATATACAAAGATTGAGAATAAGAACCCTGCCCAGTTCCTTGAAAAAATGGGCTTCAGCACACTTCTAAAAGATGATTATACGAACCGGTCCGCAGCAATCGGCGCTATGCAAAATGGTGTAACAGTCGAAGAAAACACAAATGCCTTTACCACTTTTGCAAATAACGGTAAATTCATCGATGCGTACATGATTGAAAAGATTACCGATAAAGATGGCAATGTCATCTATCAGCATGAGTCAAAGCCTGTCAATGTTTTCAGTCCACAAACAGCCTACCTGACAGTTGATATCATGCGCGATGTGTTCAAGTATGGCACAGCCGCGGGTGTCAAGAGCAAGCTGAAATTCAGTGCTGATTGGGCAGGCAAAACTGGAACAGGTAACAACTATTATGATTCCTGGCTTATTGGTTCAAACCCGAATATTACATTCGGAATCTGGACAGGGTACGATACCCAAAAATCCCTTCAGGCACGAAGCAGCCTGTCATACAGCCAGCGGACAAATTTCCTTTGGGCATCGCTGCTGAACGCGGCCTACGATAAAAAACCGGCCGTTGTAGCACCTAAGAGTTCATTTAAAATGCCAGGCGGAATTGTCCGTAGATCATTCTGCGCAGTATCCGGCTCGCTTCCATCCGAAGCTTGCGCGAAAGCCGGCCTTGTCGAGACTGATTTATTCAATGTGAAGTACCTTCCGAGCAAGGTGGACAACAGCCTTGGCACAGGCAAGTTCGTCAAGATCGGTGATAAGAACTATTTGGCACTTGACTCGACACCGAGTGATTTTGCCGAGACAGGTCTTGTCCTTAATCCGGAATTCATTAAAGCCCTAACCGGGACCAATTTAAGGGATAATTCAGCCATCGTGCCTAAGCTGAAGAGATGGTCGAATCTGCTCGTTCCGGATGCGAAGCTCCCTGAAAACGGAAAGACCCCAGCTTCCGTCACCTTAAGGGCCTCTGGCAGCACATTGGCCTGGGGGGCCGTCAACGAAAGCGACATTATCGGCTACAGGGTCTATACGGAAGGCGGATCCAAGGTCGCCAGCATTCGTGCCGGGACCGGGCTTTCCTATCCGGCCAAAAACGGGACCTATTATGTTACAGCTGTCGATATAGCTGGAAAGGAATCGGCTCCGTCGAACAAGATCACGATTGGCCCGAAAAAAGAAGAAGCAAAACCTGAATCAGATTCAGAATCTGATGAAGAATAA